A window from Bos indicus isolate NIAB-ARS_2022 breed Sahiwal x Tharparkar chromosome 1, NIAB-ARS_B.indTharparkar_mat_pri_1.0, whole genome shotgun sequence encodes these proteins:
- the LOC109563841 gene encoding histone H4, with translation MSGRGKGGKGLGKGGAKRHRKVLRDNIQGITKPAIRRLARRGGVKRISGLIYEETRGVLKVFLENVIRDAVTYTEHAKRKTVTAMDVVYALKRQGRTLYGFGG, from the coding sequence ATGTCTGGTCGTGGGAAGGGTGGCAAAGGCCTCGGCAAGGGGGGTGCTAAGCGCCATCGCAAAGTCTTGCGGGACAACATTCAGGGTATTACTAAGCCAGCTATCCGGCGTCTGGCTCGTCGTGGAGGCGTCAAACGTATCTCTGGTCTTATCTATGAAGAGACTCGTGGGGTGCTGAAAGTGTTTCTGGAAAATGTGATCCGGGACGCGGTCACCTATACGGAGCACGCTAAGCGCAAGACTGTTACTGCCATGGATGTGGTCTACGCGCTCAAACGTCAGGGCCGTACCCTTTACGGTTTTGGTGGTTGA